One segment of Pleomorphomonas sp. PLEO DNA contains the following:
- the pyrF gene encoding orotidine-5'-phosphate decarboxylase → MSAIPFADRFEAIADRRSSLTVGIDPAPEVLKAWDLPYDAEGVRVFGLEMVEAVGDLVGIFKPQIAFFERFGWQGLKSAAEVIGHARSADALVIADIKRMDIGHTIEAYAGAWIGEDAGTPVDAITLGAYMGSGSLAPVVKRAAEYGAGLFVVVRSSNPDGILLQTARQEDDRTVANALADDLTAFNRGVLAKSGNGPCGAVVGATLDDADKVLERLPTSLILAPGIGAQGATMADLRSRFGRAAARRTLPNVSRQVAAAGPAKKAIREIVARLADEAFALRG, encoded by the coding sequence ATGTCCGCCATTCCCTTCGCCGACCGTTTCGAGGCGATTGCCGACCGCCGCTCGTCGCTCACCGTCGGCATCGACCCGGCGCCGGAAGTGCTGAAGGCCTGGGATCTGCCCTATGATGCCGAGGGCGTGCGCGTATTCGGCCTGGAGATGGTGGAGGCGGTGGGTGATCTTGTCGGTATCTTCAAACCGCAGATCGCTTTCTTCGAGCGCTTCGGCTGGCAGGGTCTGAAGTCGGCGGCCGAGGTGATCGGCCACGCCCGTTCGGCCGATGCTCTGGTCATCGCCGACATTAAGCGGATGGATATCGGCCACACCATCGAGGCCTATGCCGGCGCCTGGATTGGTGAGGACGCGGGCACGCCGGTGGATGCCATCACGCTTGGCGCCTACATGGGCTCGGGATCGCTTGCGCCGGTGGTCAAGCGTGCCGCCGAGTACGGAGCCGGTCTGTTCGTCGTCGTGCGCTCATCGAACCCGGATGGCATCCTGCTCCAGACCGCCCGGCAGGAGGACGATCGCACGGTGGCCAACGCGCTGGCCGACGATCTCACGGCTTTCAATCGGGGCGTGCTCGCCAAGTCGGGCAACGGTCCTTGCGGCGCCGTGGTCGGTGCGACGCTCGACGATGCCGACAAGGTACTCGAACGACTGCCGACCTCGCTGATCCTCGCTCCCGGCATCGGTGCGCAGGGTGCAACCATGGCCGATCTCCGGTCGCGTTTCGGGCGGGCAGCGGCCAGGCGCACGTTGCCCAATGTGTCGCGGCAGGTGGCGGCGGCCGGTCCTGCCAAGAAGGCAATTAGAGAGATCGTCGCGCGCCTTGCCGACGAAGCCTTTGCGCTGCGCGGCTGA
- a CDS encoding ABC-F family ATP-binding cassette domain-containing protein, with product MAFPPVLFLKNIHLTFGSTPLLTGADLTVGEGDRITLVGRNGSGKSTLLKIAAGFVEADDGERFFQPGKTVRYLPQEPDLTSFKTTLEYVESGLAPGDVHYRALYLLNELGLTGDEPTTSLSGGETRRAALAHVLAPEPDILLLDEPTNHLDLPAIEWLESELKTMKSALVLISHDRRFLENLSRTTVWLDRGVTRTLDRGFSHFEAWRDQVLEEEERDLVKLDRKIEAEEHWMRYGVTARRKRNVRRVDMLADLRKDKREHRGPQGSVKMVAAEAEASSKLVIEAKSISKSFGDRPIVQDFSIRVARGDRIGIVGPNGAGKTTLLRLLTGDLEPDSGTVKLGISLDMQTLEQKRDSLDPETTLADALTEGKGDWVVIGEEKRHVVGYMRDFLFAPEQARTPLSALSGGERGRVMLARALAKPSNMLVLDEPTNDLDLETLDLLEELLADYGGTVIAISHDRDFLDRVVASVVMSEGDGRWLEYAGGYSDMLAQRGKGVEARKAEKSAATPKKAASSVAAPAKGRSKLSFKDKHALETLPGRIDKLSEEAKRLHAVLDDSGLYARDPTLFAGTTEKLTATEVALAAAEEEWLRLEMLREELEG from the coding sequence ATGGCTTTCCCCCCGGTTCTGTTCCTCAAGAACATCCACCTTACTTTTGGCTCGACGCCGCTTCTGACCGGTGCCGACCTCACGGTCGGCGAGGGCGATCGCATAACGCTGGTCGGCCGTAATGGTTCAGGCAAGTCGACATTGCTCAAGATTGCCGCCGGTTTCGTCGAAGCCGACGACGGCGAGCGCTTCTTCCAACCGGGCAAGACGGTGCGCTACCTGCCACAGGAGCCTGATCTCACATCCTTCAAGACGACGCTGGAGTATGTAGAATCAGGATTGGCGCCTGGCGACGTTCATTACCGGGCGCTCTATCTCCTCAATGAACTTGGGCTGACCGGCGACGAGCCGACGACGTCGCTGTCGGGCGGCGAGACGCGACGGGCGGCGCTTGCCCATGTGCTGGCGCCCGAGCCGGACATCCTGTTGCTCGACGAACCGACCAACCATCTCGACCTGCCGGCCATCGAATGGCTGGAAAGCGAACTCAAGACCATGAAATCGGCGCTGGTGCTGATCTCGCATGACCGTCGCTTCCTTGAGAACCTGTCGCGCACCACCGTCTGGCTCGATCGCGGCGTGACGCGCACGCTCGATCGCGGTTTTTCACACTTTGAGGCTTGGCGCGATCAGGTGCTAGAGGAGGAAGAGCGCGATCTCGTCAAGCTCGACCGCAAGATCGAAGCCGAAGAGCACTGGATGCGCTACGGCGTCACCGCCCGCCGCAAGCGCAACGTCCGCCGCGTCGACATGCTCGCCGATCTCCGCAAGGACAAGCGCGAGCATCGCGGGCCGCAGGGATCTGTGAAGATGGTGGCGGCCGAGGCCGAGGCATCATCGAAGCTGGTGATCGAGGCGAAATCGATCTCCAAGTCATTTGGCGACCGGCCGATCGTGCAGGATTTCTCGATCCGGGTGGCGCGCGGCGACCGCATCGGCATCGTCGGCCCCAACGGCGCCGGCAAGACGACGCTGCTCAGACTTTTGACCGGTGATCTTGAACCGGACAGCGGCACCGTCAAGCTTGGCATCTCCCTCGACATGCAAACGCTGGAGCAGAAGCGCGACAGCCTCGACCCCGAGACCACGCTCGCCGATGCGCTCACCGAGGGCAAGGGCGACTGGGTGGTGATCGGCGAGGAGAAACGTCACGTCGTCGGCTATATGCGGGATTTCCTGTTCGCGCCCGAACAGGCACGGACGCCGCTTTCGGCGCTGTCGGGTGGCGAGCGCGGCCGAGTGATGCTTGCTCGGGCTCTCGCCAAGCCCTCCAACATGCTGGTGCTCGACGAGCCGACCAACGATCTCGACCTCGAGACGCTTGATCTTCTGGAAGAGCTGCTTGCCGACTATGGCGGCACGGTCATCGCCATCAGCCACGACCGCGATTTTCTCGACCGCGTCGTCGCTTCGGTGGTGATGAGCGAAGGCGATGGTCGTTGGCTCGAATATGCTGGCGGCTATAGCGACATGCTGGCCCAGCGAGGGAAGGGCGTCGAGGCGAGGAAGGCGGAAAAGTCCGCGGCCACGCCGAAGAAGGCGGCTTCATCCGTTGCCGCCCCTGCGAAGGGCCGGTCTAAGCTTAGTTTCAAGGACAAGCACGCCCTGGAGACGCTGCCCGGTAGGATCGACAAGTTGTCGGAGGAAGCCAAGCGCCTGCATGCCGTGCTGGACGATTCCGGTCTCTATGCGCGTGATCCCACGCTGTTTGCCGGCACTACCGAAAAGCTCACCGCCACCGAGGTGGCGCTGGCAGCGGCCGAGGAGGAGTGGTTGCGGCTCGAGATGCTGCGCGAGGAACTGGAGGGCTGA
- a CDS encoding mechanosensitive ion channel domain-containing protein, giving the protein MSVFRLLALLLTLALPTLALAQTAPPAAAPATPSAIVMPKLVLPTKPAAPETATVTSPEAAKALADILKDDATRAALIGELERLAQPTAGDAAAAPADAASTEAADTPTVPLAREIGSVTQDLSRQVVDVVLKIGRGLGNLTRLVDGSADINWDGVREQGVSLVILVVFAFATLTIARFLARFPLGAVERVARDKPLTRRVLWSGLALFIDWAVIGLAWFVTSAYAIAVAGGGRIDLMQSLFIDAFVVIEFLKSCLATVLQYRRPALKVFDLKAATARFWYLWLSRLIGFLGYGVLVAHPLVNKAIGFSVGIGFRLAVVLITLVGATVLVTAKRDEVRAGLYRLIEPVKGSVLRTALALLAHAWHVVVIVYLAVAFVLWVSRPFDAVDYMAWATVETVLTIALGGLVDSLISNAISGGVRLPADVKKTLPLLEARLNMMVPMVFRAVRIVLVLVVVAVLLQCWGLVDLLAWFESEGGTDAVGRILSAAIIVLAAGSIWLAASSWVEYRLNPSLGRITNARTRTLLSLFRNAFSIVLIIIAAMLTLSQLGVDIAPLVAGAGVVGLAVGFGSQKLVQDIITGAFIQFENAMNEGDVVTVAGLTGVVDRLTIRSVGIRDTDGVYHIIPFSSVTSVSNAMRGFAFAASTVSVAYPTDLDEAKAAMREAFDRLMDGPRGAVILEPLEMQGVVSFSAAGVALKVRIKTLPGEQWATGRLYSELVKKVFDERSIKFSFP; this is encoded by the coding sequence ATGTCCGTTTTCCGTCTCCTCGCGCTTCTCCTCACGCTCGCTCTGCCGACTTTAGCGCTGGCGCAGACCGCGCCCCCGGCCGCCGCCCCGGCGACGCCGTCTGCCATTGTCATGCCGAAGCTCGTCTTGCCGACCAAACCAGCCGCGCCGGAAACGGCGACCGTCACCTCGCCGGAGGCGGCGAAGGCGCTGGCCGACATCCTGAAGGATGACGCTACGCGGGCGGCGCTGATCGGCGAGCTGGAGCGTTTGGCCCAGCCGACGGCGGGCGACGCGGCGGCGGCTCCCGCCGATGCGGCCAGTACGGAAGCGGCGGATACGCCAACGGTGCCGCTTGCTCGTGAGATCGGGTCGGTCACGCAGGACCTGTCGCGGCAGGTGGTCGACGTGGTGTTGAAGATCGGCCGTGGCCTTGGCAACTTGACGCGCCTTGTCGACGGCAGCGCCGACATCAATTGGGATGGCGTGCGCGAGCAAGGCGTGTCGCTGGTGATCCTGGTCGTCTTCGCTTTCGCGACGTTGACCATCGCTCGCTTTCTTGCCCGTTTCCCGCTCGGCGCCGTCGAGAGGGTTGCCCGTGATAAACCATTAACCCGCCGCGTGCTTTGGAGCGGTCTCGCGCTCTTCATCGACTGGGCGGTGATCGGCCTCGCCTGGTTTGTCACTTCGGCCTATGCCATCGCCGTCGCGGGCGGCGGCCGCATCGATCTGATGCAGAGCCTCTTCATCGATGCCTTCGTGGTGATCGAGTTCCTGAAGAGCTGTCTTGCCACCGTCCTGCAATATCGCCGGCCAGCCCTCAAGGTGTTCGATCTCAAGGCGGCGACGGCGCGTTTCTGGTACCTCTGGCTCAGTCGCCTGATCGGCTTCCTCGGATATGGCGTGCTGGTCGCCCACCCATTGGTCAACAAGGCGATCGGCTTTTCGGTGGGCATCGGCTTCCGTCTCGCAGTGGTGCTCATTACCCTCGTCGGCGCCACGGTGCTGGTGACGGCCAAGCGCGACGAGGTGCGGGCGGGGCTCTACCGGTTGATCGAGCCGGTGAAGGGTTCGGTGCTGCGCACGGCGCTGGCGCTTCTCGCCCATGCCTGGCACGTCGTCGTCATCGTCTATCTTGCCGTGGCCTTCGTGCTCTGGGTGAGCCGGCCGTTCGACGCCGTCGACTACATGGCCTGGGCGACGGTCGAGACGGTCTTGACCATTGCCCTCGGCGGCCTTGTCGACAGCCTGATCTCCAACGCTATTTCCGGCGGTGTCCGCCTCCCGGCCGACGTCAAGAAGACGCTGCCTCTGCTTGAGGCTCGGCTCAACATGATGGTGCCGATGGTCTTCCGCGCCGTGCGCATCGTGCTGGTACTGGTGGTGGTGGCGGTGCTGCTGCAGTGCTGGGGCCTTGTCGATCTCCTTGCCTGGTTCGAGTCCGAAGGCGGTACCGACGCGGTCGGGCGCATTCTGTCGGCGGCGATCATCGTGCTCGCGGCCGGCAGCATTTGGCTCGCCGCGTCAAGCTGGGTGGAATATCGCCTCAACCCGTCGCTCGGCCGCATCACCAATGCCCGTACACGCACGCTTTTGTCATTGTTCCGCAATGCCTTCTCGATCGTGCTGATCATTATCGCCGCCATGCTGACGCTCTCTCAGCTCGGCGTCGACATCGCGCCTCTGGTCGCTGGTGCCGGTGTCGTCGGCTTGGCCGTCGGCTTCGGTTCGCAGAAGCTGGTTCAGGACATCATCACCGGTGCCTTCATCCAGTTCGAGAATGCCATGAACGAGGGCGATGTGGTGACGGTGGCCGGCCTCACCGGCGTCGTCGATCGACTGACCATTCGGTCGGTCGGCATCCGCGATACCGATGGCGTCTACCACATCATTCCCTTTTCGTCGGTGACCAGCGTATCCAACGCCATGCGTGGCTTTGCCTTCGCCGCCTCGACGGTCAGCGTCGCCTATCCAACCGATCTGGATGAGGCAAAAGCGGCGATGCGGGAAGCCTTTGACAGGCTTATGGACGGGCCGCGCGGCGCCGTCATCCTGGAGCCACTCGAGATGCAGGGCGTCGTCTCTTTTTCGGCGGCGGGCGTCGCCCTGAAGGTGCGCATCAAGACGCTTCCGGGCGAGCAATGGGCGACCGGGCGGCTCTACAGTGAGTTGGTCAAGAAGGTTTTTGACGAACGTAGCATCAAGTTCTCATTTCCCTGA
- a CDS encoding MFS transporter, which yields MSHQPSTNAFAHRPYLLYWLARLFATFAIQIVVVAVGWKVYDLTHDPMALGYVGLMQFLPAFLLVLITGAVADRVSRRLIIVVCFGVEAAAAIWLFTLSWTASPTVTPIYLILLVMGVARAFMGPAMQSVVPNLVPRAALANAIGWVSSSWQVAAIGGPVAGGLLYGISELAAFGTAVVLLAAAVSLMLALPPITVAQQAKEPAWQAVSAGFRYVFSNRIVLGAISLDLFAVLLGGAVALMPVYASDILVLGPAGLGMMRAAPGIGAILVAAFLARFPIRAMAGVKMFLGVAVFGLATVVFGVSMTPWLSILCLGLMGAGDMISVYVRETLIQLATPDELRGRVSAVNMVFVGASNELGEFRAGSMAALIGTVPAVVFGGVGTLAVAGLWSVIFPDLRRTEKLDGS from the coding sequence ATGAGCCATCAACCCTCGACGAACGCCTTCGCCCACCGGCCCTATCTCCTTTACTGGCTGGCCCGCCTGTTCGCCACGTTCGCCATTCAGATCGTGGTGGTCGCCGTCGGCTGGAAGGTTTACGACCTGACCCACGACCCCATGGCGCTCGGTTACGTCGGGCTGATGCAGTTCCTGCCGGCTTTCCTCCTGGTTCTGATCACCGGCGCGGTGGCTGATCGCGTGTCGCGACGCCTCATCATCGTTGTCTGTTTCGGGGTCGAGGCGGCGGCGGCCATCTGGCTGTTCACGCTGTCATGGACGGCATCGCCGACTGTCACGCCGATCTACCTCATCCTGTTGGTGATGGGCGTCGCCCGTGCCTTCATGGGACCGGCCATGCAGTCGGTGGTTCCGAATCTGGTGCCCCGCGCAGCCCTCGCCAACGCTATCGGCTGGGTGTCGTCGTCCTGGCAAGTGGCGGCGATCGGCGGGCCGGTGGCCGGTGGCCTGCTCTACGGGATTTCCGAACTCGCCGCCTTCGGCACGGCGGTGGTGTTGCTGGCCGCCGCCGTCAGCCTGATGCTGGCGCTGCCGCCGATCACCGTGGCCCAGCAGGCCAAGGAACCGGCTTGGCAAGCGGTGTCGGCCGGTTTCCGCTACGTCTTTTCCAACCGCATCGTACTCGGCGCCATTTCGCTCGACCTGTTCGCCGTGCTGCTCGGTGGCGCGGTGGCGCTGATGCCGGTCTACGCCTCCGACATCCTGGTACTCGGCCCGGCCGGTCTCGGCATGATGCGCGCGGCGCCCGGGATCGGCGCCATCCTGGTGGCCGCCTTCCTGGCGCGCTTCCCGATCCGGGCGATGGCCGGCGTTAAAATGTTCCTGGGTGTCGCGGTGTTCGGCCTGGCGACCGTAGTGTTCGGCGTCTCGATGACGCCGTGGCTCTCGATCCTCTGCCTCGGGCTGATGGGCGCGGGCGATATGATCTCGGTCTATGTGCGCGAGACGCTGATCCAGCTTGCCACCCCCGACGAACTGCGCGGTCGTGTCTCGGCCGTCAACATGGTGTTCGTCGGTGCCTCCAATGAGCTTGGCGAGTTTCGCGCTGGCAGCATGGCGGCGTTGATCGGCACCGTCCCCGCCGTGGTGTTCGGCGGTGTCGGCACGCTCGCCGTCGCCGGCCTGTGGTCGGTGATCTTTCCCGATCTGCGTCGTACCGAAAAGCTCGACGGTAGCTGA
- a CDS encoding methyl-accepting chemotaxis protein, with amino-acid sequence MRLRNLPLRTKLIAGIGLLLALALGTLTALAAIMSMKTEYANAERRASDLMTGYSLDIRSKVEDAYTVGTTIARAVEGLIADGKADRDGLGRLVTSVVSAHPELLGTTLAFEPNALDSQDADFKTHAYSDATGRFVPYFYHRADGSIAVEKLVMTKEAGTEGWYDLPLRENRDLITAPYIYPIDGKDTLMSALSLVLHRAGKPIGITTADLPLTKVSAFVSSLKPFDTGSVRLIGTDNLWVANPDASLIGKTAEDGVAKAALAMTAGGSGVVDVDGVPTYLTTAKVAFAGVKETWTLVMTVPEATLAADARTTALAMVGASIVALLIGLGCVGYLAHTLAKPIGGMARRMEALAAGDTSVAVEGADRADEIGAMARAINIFRDHTVARRELEGNQAVEAARRDARQVEIDKLVAGFREEATAVIGRVSTASRDLDTIAREMATSAGRTTERAGVAHAAAGRASGNVQTVASAAEELAASIGEISAQVARTSAIIGSATEGARVSHEKVGELAKAAAKIGEVVTLIQAVADQTNLLALNATIEAARAGEAGKGFAVVASEVKNLAGQTAKATEEISHQIAAIQQATDEAVGVIARIASTMENVNTHAATMAAAVEEQGAATSEIGSSVEAASHETRTVADNVDDLTAAVGETRTAANRVLEAAATVDTVKDELAGEIERFLKAVATA; translated from the coding sequence ATGCGCCTCCGCAATCTGCCCCTCCGCACCAAGCTCATCGCCGGCATTGGCCTGCTGTTGGCATTGGCCCTCGGCACCCTCACCGCGCTTGCCGCAATCATGTCCATGAAGACAGAATACGCGAATGCCGAGCGCCGCGCCTCAGACCTGATGACCGGCTATTCGCTCGACATTCGCAGCAAAGTCGAGGATGCCTACACGGTTGGGACGACCATTGCCCGCGCCGTGGAAGGCTTGATTGCTGACGGCAAAGCCGACCGAGACGGCCTGGGACGGCTGGTGACCTCCGTCGTCTCCGCCCATCCGGAACTGTTGGGGACAACGCTGGCCTTCGAACCCAACGCCCTCGATAGCCAGGACGCCGATTTCAAGACCCACGCCTATTCCGACGCCACGGGCCGTTTCGTTCCCTATTTCTATCACCGGGCCGATGGCTCGATCGCCGTCGAGAAGCTGGTGATGACCAAAGAGGCCGGAACCGAGGGCTGGTACGATCTTCCTTTGCGCGAGAATCGCGATCTCATCACCGCCCCCTACATCTATCCGATCGACGGCAAGGACACGCTGATGTCGGCGTTGTCGCTGGTGCTGCACCGGGCCGGCAAACCCATCGGCATCACCACCGCCGACCTGCCGCTCACCAAGGTGTCGGCCTTCGTCTCGTCTCTGAAGCCATTCGACACCGGTTCCGTCCGGCTGATCGGCACGGATAACCTCTGGGTCGCCAATCCCGATGCATCCCTGATCGGCAAGACCGCCGAGGACGGCGTCGCCAAGGCCGCTCTTGCCATGACGGCCGGTGGCAGCGGCGTTGTCGACGTCGATGGTGTCCCGACCTACCTGACCACTGCCAAGGTGGCTTTTGCAGGGGTGAAGGAGACTTGGACGCTGGTGATGACCGTGCCGGAAGCGACCTTGGCCGCCGATGCCCGGACGACCGCCCTGGCCATGGTCGGCGCCTCGATCGTCGCTCTGCTGATTGGTCTTGGCTGCGTCGGCTATCTCGCCCACACACTGGCAAAGCCGATCGGCGGCATGGCACGCCGCATGGAGGCGCTCGCGGCCGGCGATACGTCCGTCGCCGTCGAGGGTGCAGACCGCGCCGACGAGATCGGCGCCATGGCCCGTGCCATCAATATTTTCCGCGATCACACCGTCGCCCGCCGCGAACTGGAAGGCAACCAGGCCGTGGAGGCCGCCCGCCGCGACGCGCGACAGGTGGAAATCGACAAGCTGGTCGCTGGCTTCCGCGAGGAAGCGACGGCCGTTATCGGCCGCGTTTCCACCGCCAGTCGCGACCTCGACACGATCGCGCGCGAGATGGCGACCTCGGCGGGCCGCACCACGGAGCGGGCAGGCGTCGCCCACGCCGCCGCCGGTCGCGCTTCCGGCAACGTCCAGACCGTCGCTTCCGCCGCTGAGGAACTGGCCGCGTCCATTGGCGAGATATCGGCTCAGGTTGCTCGCACCTCGGCGATCATCGGCTCGGCCACGGAAGGCGCGCGCGTCAGCCACGAAAAAGTCGGCGAACTCGCCAAGGCCGCAGCCAAGATTGGTGAAGTGGTGACGCTGATCCAGGCTGTCGCCGACCAGACCAACTTGCTGGCTCTCAACGCCACCATCGAAGCCGCCCGCGCCGGTGAGGCCGGCAAAGGTTTCGCCGTGGTGGCGAGCGAGGTGAAGAACCTCGCCGGTCAGACGGCCAAGGCCACCGAGGAGATTTCCCACCAGATCGCGGCCATCCAGCAGGCCACCGACGAGGCTGTTGGGGTCATCGCGCGCATCGCCAGCACCATGGAAAACGTCAACACCCACGCCGCGACCATGGCCGCTGCCGTGGAGGAGCAAGGCGCCGCCACCTCCGAGATCGGCTCGAGCGTTGAGGCGGCATCGCACGAGACCAGGACGGTCGCCGACAATGTCGACGACCTCACCGCGGCCGTCGGCGAGACGCGCACCGCGGCAAATCGCGTGCTGGAAGCAGCGGCCACCGTTGACACGGTAAAGGACGAGCTTGCCGGTGAGATCGAACGCTTCCTGAAGGCAGTTGCCACCGCCTGA
- a CDS encoding ROK family protein — MYIGIDWGGTKMEVVGLDALGVELCRHRIPTPREDYDASIRAVLELVDHVETATGESGSVGIGLPGSPNPLTGLIRNSNAFWLNGKPLGRDLEAALGRPVRLANDGNCLAVSEAVDGAGAGLDVVVGIILGTGHGGGIALKGKSHAGFQGLAGEIGHYSLPWPKEGEYPGPRCWCGRHGCLEMFCSGTGFELDYRTTTGVSRKASEVIDLKRSGDPVASTVYGRYVDRLARSLALIIDLVDPDVFVLGGGMSNVDELYTDVPMLLSTRTNLWDGEAAGSGDGRLVFSDSVATPIRKAKHGDSSGVRGAAFLWKE, encoded by the coding sequence ATGTATATCGGGATCGACTGGGGCGGCACGAAGATGGAAGTGGTGGGGCTCGATGCCCTAGGCGTCGAGCTTTGCCGCCATCGCATACCGACGCCGCGCGAGGACTATGACGCCTCGATCCGGGCGGTCCTGGAACTGGTGGACCATGTCGAGACGGCGACCGGCGAGAGCGGCAGTGTCGGCATTGGCCTGCCCGGCAGCCCCAACCCGCTGACCGGCCTCATCCGCAACTCCAACGCCTTCTGGCTGAACGGCAAGCCGCTCGGCCGCGACCTTGAGGCCGCCCTCGGTCGGCCGGTCCGGCTCGCCAACGACGGCAACTGCCTCGCCGTCTCCGAGGCGGTCGATGGCGCCGGCGCCGGTCTCGACGTGGTGGTCGGCATCATCCTCGGCACCGGCCATGGCGGCGGCATCGCGCTCAAGGGCAAGAGCCACGCCGGTTTCCAGGGGCTTGCCGGGGAGATCGGCCATTATTCGCTGCCCTGGCCGAAGGAGGGCGAGTACCCCGGCCCCAGGTGCTGGTGCGGCCGGCATGGCTGCCTGGAGATGTTCTGCTCGGGCACTGGCTTCGAGCTCGACTACCGGACGACGACCGGCGTTTCCCGCAAGGCGTCGGAGGTGATCGACCTCAAGCGGTCCGGCGATCCGGTAGCCTCGACGGTCTATGGCCGCTACGTCGATCGGCTCGCCCGGTCGCTGGCCTTGATCATCGACCTCGTCGACCCCGACGTCTTCGTGCTGGGCGGCGGCATGAGCAATGTCGACGAGCTCTACACCGACGTGCCGATGCTCCTGTCGACGCGCACCAATCTTTGGGACGGTGAAGCGGCCGGATCGGGCGATGGCCGGCTGGTATTCTCCGACTCCGTGGCGACGCCAATCCGCAAGGCCAAACACGGCGACAGCTCCGGCGTCCGGGGCGCGGCCTTCCTCTGGAAAGAGTGA
- a CDS encoding Gfo/Idh/MocA family protein yields the protein MSTLKPVRIGVVSTARIAREKVIPGFRTTPWLEVAAIASRNIDTAKTAAAALGIPLAHGSYEALFADPTIEAVYIPTPNDSHVDLALAAARAGKHVLSEKPAAMNAKDAERLAALPQGIVYLEAFMVRHHPQWLKARELVRAGTIGKVAAAQAFFSYFLDDPANIRNKPENGGGGLWDIGVYPIVTGRFVFDAEPKRVIGLIDLDPKFGTDVLTSAILDFGAGRHLTFTVGTQTVPHQRVNIVGSTGRIEVLIPFNAPAMGETVIRLDRGNALGDAEIEEIRLPACDQYGLEGEAFAKAIRGVEPLPYDQHDAIKMMKILDAIVESTKSGRWTDL from the coding sequence ATGTCCACGCTCAAGCCGGTCCGTATCGGCGTCGTTTCCACCGCCAGGATCGCCCGTGAGAAGGTGATCCCCGGTTTCCGCACCACGCCTTGGCTGGAGGTGGCGGCCATTGCCTCGCGCAACATCGACACGGCGAAGACGGCCGCCGCCGCCCTCGGCATTCCGCTCGCCCACGGCTCCTACGAGGCGCTGTTCGCCGACCCGACCATCGAGGCGGTCTACATCCCGACGCCGAACGACAGCCACGTCGACCTGGCGCTCGCCGCCGCCCGTGCCGGCAAGCACGTGCTCAGCGAAAAGCCGGCGGCGATGAATGCCAAGGATGCCGAGCGGCTTGCCGCCCTGCCCCAAGGTATCGTCTATCTCGAAGCCTTCATGGTCCGCCATCATCCGCAGTGGCTCAAGGCGCGTGAGTTGGTCCGGGCCGGCACAATTGGCAAGGTCGCGGCCGCGCAGGCCTTCTTCTCCTACTTCCTCGACGATCCCGCCAACATCCGCAACAAGCCGGAAAACGGCGGCGGCGGCCTGTGGGACATTGGCGTCTATCCCATCGTCACCGGTCGTTTCGTGTTCGATGCCGAACCGAAGCGGGTCATTGGCCTGATCGACCTCGACCCCAAATTTGGCACCGATGTCCTGACGTCAGCGATCCTCGATTTCGGCGCGGGGCGGCACCTGACGTTCACCGTCGGCACCCAGACGGTACCGCATCAGCGCGTCAACATCGTCGGCTCCACCGGCCGCATCGAGGTTCTGATTCCCTTCAATGCTCCGGCAATGGGCGAGACCGTCATTCGTCTCGATCGCGGCAACGCGCTCGGCGACGCCGAGATCGAGGAGATCCGCCTGCCCGCCTGCGATCAGTATGGCCTTGAGGGCGAAGCCTTCGCCAAGGCGATCCGTGGGGTCGAGCCCCTGCCCTATGACCAGCACGACGCGATCAAGATGATGAAAATCCTCGATGCCATCGTCGAGTCGACGAAAAGCGGTCGCTGGACAGACCTCTGA